In a single window of the Bacteroides acidifaciens genome:
- a CDS encoding SusC/RagA family TonB-linked outer membrane protein has product MNDKNNLKKSSGRKIRCLVTLFVLCLSTMTWAQMKVTGTVTDMMGEPIIGANVVESGNKTVGTITNLDGKFTLNVSKNAVLVITYVGFVEKKVKVGDKSQLLIKLEEDSKALDEVIVVGYGSVKKSNLTTSVSKISSDAIEGRPITSLSDALSGQLAGVQTQTSSGIPGEEMQVLVRGASSINGSSSPLIVVDGVITESMSDVNPSDVASIQVLKDAAATSIYGARGSAGVILIETKQAKGSKPVITWESYIGTQNAVGLPDMMTTQEWLAYNIWYTNAKYLNKGGTNSMYVPNNKRSSGDQIKEQWLVNPASDVADWRFRNDIPTTDWIDQILQNAFTHSHQVSVSSKGQKYAVYLSAGYLNQEGIVKNTGFERFNFRLNASVNLNKYIKVGATFAPTISHQDKGESEGKDKQIMSALQMPPIIGLDENTREYGFNASYRNNVNPYERLMSVIDKTEKKTFNTSLWAEAKIIKGLTFKTLFNYNSDMRIDEYFLPANVQPNNGSTTKGTVNTISVSRTGIQNTLTYNKKFGKKHALEALLGQSIDERNEFRTNMGAMDYPLESVPTLNMGATPTNASSSRTIVRTSSLFGRVSYNYADKYLASASVRRDGSSRFGPGNRWAMFPSVSGGWKISGEEFMKDIKLINLLKLRASWGMSGNDRIGTADYIPNYDVTNTVYGGTSQVGVYAKNIANANLKWETTKAFDLGFDLSMFNNRVQLNVDYYVNKTDDLLYSMKLPAATGFGTVKTNLASIENRGWEIDLTTVNIHTKAFKWSTSLNLAANKNKVLDMGGNDDVITEAYDARFITKVGGPISQFYVYRTNGLLTDSDFELGPDGKYDKSRPRVPVLTNQVPGNVRYVDTDGNGEINSDDMVPYGSNDPDLTYGFTNRFSYKNFELSVFLRGQIGGKVLYLAGRSLDTGRGNYNGLKRWLHCYKEDYAGGNPIPTDLGVDMSWDGVTPLPYGLGNNSPLNKDGQMHMTDLAIYNASFLRIQNISLTYKLPKKWLRTSHIQDAKIYVTAENLYTFTDYIGNPDVNSYSPSNPMVRGADYTTYPQSRKYIFGVNLTF; this is encoded by the coding sequence ATGAACGACAAAAACAATCTAAAGAAGAGTTCCGGCAGGAAAATAAGATGTCTGGTTACTCTTTTTGTGTTATGCTTGAGTACGATGACTTGGGCGCAAATGAAAGTGACCGGTACGGTGACAGATATGATGGGAGAACCTATTATAGGCGCCAACGTAGTGGAAAGTGGAAACAAAACAGTAGGTACGATAACTAATCTTGATGGTAAATTCACCTTAAATGTAAGTAAGAATGCAGTGTTGGTTATTACTTATGTTGGTTTTGTGGAGAAGAAAGTCAAAGTAGGTGATAAAAGCCAGCTCCTTATTAAACTTGAGGAAGACTCTAAGGCACTGGATGAGGTGATCGTTGTAGGCTACGGTTCGGTGAAGAAATCCAATCTGACTACTTCGGTTTCCAAAATATCTTCGGACGCTATTGAAGGACGTCCTATTACCAGTTTGAGTGATGCGCTTTCCGGTCAGTTGGCAGGTGTGCAGACACAGACATCGAGCGGTATTCCCGGTGAGGAAATGCAGGTGCTGGTCAGAGGTGCAAGTTCTATTAACGGTTCTTCTTCACCGTTGATCGTTGTGGACGGTGTGATTACGGAATCCATGAGCGATGTAAATCCTTCGGATGTAGCTTCTATTCAAGTATTGAAAGATGCGGCTGCTACTTCTATTTATGGTGCCAGAGGTTCGGCAGGCGTAATACTGATTGAAACTAAACAAGCTAAGGGCTCCAAGCCGGTGATTACGTGGGAGTCTTATATCGGTACGCAGAATGCGGTCGGATTGCCGGACATGATGACTACTCAAGAATGGCTCGCCTATAATATATGGTATACTAATGCCAAGTATCTGAATAAAGGAGGAACAAACAGTATGTATGTGCCCAATAATAAAAGATCCTCCGGCGACCAGATTAAAGAGCAATGGCTGGTTAATCCGGCTTCGGACGTAGCCGACTGGAGATTCAGAAATGATATTCCAACTACTGACTGGATCGATCAAATTTTGCAAAATGCTTTCACGCATAGTCACCAGGTATCTGTATCGAGCAAAGGGCAGAAGTATGCTGTTTATCTCTCTGCCGGTTATCTCAATCAGGAAGGTATTGTGAAGAATACTGGTTTCGAGCGTTTCAACTTCCGTTTGAATGCTTCTGTAAATCTGAATAAGTATATCAAAGTGGGTGCTACTTTCGCTCCTACCATTTCTCATCAGGATAAAGGTGAGTCTGAAGGAAAGGATAAGCAGATTATGAGTGCCTTACAGATGCCTCCTATCATCGGTTTGGATGAGAATACTCGTGAGTATGGGTTTAATGCCAGTTACCGTAACAATGTGAATCCTTATGAAAGATTAATGAGTGTAATAGATAAGACCGAGAAAAAGACATTCAATACTTCTTTGTGGGCAGAAGCTAAAATCATAAAAGGATTGACTTTTAAGACATTGTTCAACTATAATTCGGACATGAGAATTGATGAGTATTTCCTTCCTGCCAATGTGCAGCCTAATAATGGTTCGACAACGAAAGGAACTGTTAATACAATCAGTGTGAGCCGCACCGGTATTCAGAATACGTTGACTTACAATAAGAAGTTTGGTAAAAAGCATGCACTGGAAGCATTGTTAGGTCAGAGTATCGACGAACGCAATGAGTTCAGAACGAACATGGGAGCCATGGACTATCCGTTGGAAAGTGTGCCGACCCTCAACATGGGAGCTACTCCTACCAACGCCAGCAGCTCGAGAACGATTGTTCGCACTTCTTCACTTTTCGGTCGTGTCTCTTATAATTATGCTGATAAGTATTTAGCTTCGGCATCTGTACGTCGTGATGGTTCTTCCCGTTTCGGTCCTGGAAACCGCTGGGCGATGTTCCCGTCTGTATCTGGTGGTTGGAAGATTAGTGGTGAAGAATTTATGAAAGATATCAAACTTATCAACCTGTTGAAACTTCGTGCTTCTTGGGGTATGTCCGGTAATGACCGTATCGGTACTGCGGACTATATACCTAATTATGATGTGACTAACACGGTGTACGGAGGTACTTCACAAGTGGGTGTGTATGCTAAAAACATAGCCAATGCAAACCTAAAATGGGAAACAACCAAAGCATTCGACTTGGGATTCGATTTGTCAATGTTCAATAATCGTGTGCAGTTAAATGTCGATTATTATGTCAATAAGACAGATGACTTGCTTTATTCGATGAAATTGCCGGCAGCCACCGGATTTGGAACAGTAAAGACGAACTTGGCATCTATCGAAAACCGGGGATGGGAAATTGACCTGACAACGGTTAATATACATACGAAAGCATTCAAATGGTCTACTTCGCTCAATTTGGCAGCGAATAAGAACAAGGTACTTGATATGGGAGGTAATGATGATGTGATAACAGAAGCGTATGACGCCCGTTTTATTACGAAAGTAGGGGGACCGATTTCGCAGTTCTACGTTTACCGCACGAATGGTTTGCTGACAGACAGTGATTTTGAACTTGGTCCTGATGGTAAATATGACAAAAGCCGTCCGCGTGTTCCTGTATTGACCAATCAGGTTCCGGGGAATGTGAGATATGTTGATACAGACGGAAATGGAGAAATCAACTCCGATGATATGGTTCCTTACGGTTCGAACGATCCTGACCTGACGTATGGCTTCACCAATCGCTTCTCTTATAAGAACTTTGAGTTGAGCGTTTTCTTGCGCGGACAGATTGGTGGTAAAGTACTTTATCTGGCAGGACGTAGTCTGGATACGGGACGCGGAAACTATAACGGATTAAAAAGATGGCTGCATTGCTACAAGGAAGATTATGCCGGTGGCAATCCGATACCAACTGATCTGGGAGTGGACATGTCATGGGATGGAGTGACTCCGTTGCCTTACGGTCTGGGTAACAACTCGCCTCTAAATAAAGACGGCCAAATGCACATGACGGACTTGGCTATTTATAATGCGTCTTTCTTGCGCATACAGAATATCAGCCTGACTTATAAATTGCCTAAGAAATGGTTGAGAACATCTCATATTCAGGATGCCAAGATATATGTGACGGCAGAAAACTTGTATACATTCACCGACTATATCGGCAATCCGGATGTCAATAGCTATTCACCTAGTAATCCGATGGTACGTGGTGCGGATTATACCACTTATCCACAGTCAAGAAAGTATATATTCGGAGTTAACTTAACATTTTAA
- a CDS encoding formylglycine-generating enzyme family protein has product MMIKTLKYIMLGTALVMATTSCSDNDEYDNISRPVEPGDAYFSSEPLKEGPSLFEAATINATKIPRIKDARDWYPADPENVWTTEIRPERVKFFEKFIKEDMVFVNGGTFLMGGTAEQGENVHIHELPVHKVTVSDFYICKFEVTQELYSYVMGKWENFSWKDKASTRLPMDNRLFSEMQNFCNKLNEITGLHFMLPTEAQWEFAARGGRKRTSTIYAGSNVFDEVGYNLSNCYRLPEGQTAMQFWPEEVGKKAPNELGLYDMSGNVAEVCLDWYEEYGGEDQIDPTGPESLPSDVPQKRICRGGGWNTNTNACRVSSRSAFPIEKRNKLIGFRLVHPKID; this is encoded by the coding sequence ATGATGATAAAAACATTAAAATATATAATGCTGGGTACTGCTTTGGTTATGGCAACTACTTCTTGCAGCGATAATGATGAGTATGATAACATATCACGTCCGGTAGAACCGGGTGATGCCTATTTCAGTTCGGAGCCATTAAAGGAAGGTCCTTCTTTGTTTGAGGCTGCTACTATAAATGCAACCAAAATACCACGCATCAAAGATGCTAGGGATTGGTATCCGGCAGATCCGGAAAATGTTTGGACCACAGAAATACGTCCCGAACGAGTAAAGTTTTTTGAAAAATTTATTAAGGAAGATATGGTGTTTGTGAACGGTGGTACTTTCCTGATGGGAGGAACTGCGGAACAGGGAGAGAACGTTCATATTCACGAGCTTCCAGTGCATAAAGTGACTGTTAGTGATTTTTACATTTGTAAATTTGAGGTCACGCAAGAATTATATTCTTATGTAATGGGTAAGTGGGAGAATTTTTCCTGGAAAGACAAGGCTAGTACTCGCTTGCCAATGGATAATCGTCTTTTTTCAGAGATGCAGAACTTTTGTAATAAACTGAATGAGATAACCGGATTGCATTTTATGCTTCCTACCGAGGCACAGTGGGAGTTTGCTGCCCGTGGTGGTAGAAAACGGACTTCTACAATCTATGCCGGTAGTAATGTCTTCGATGAAGTAGGATATAATCTATCCAATTGTTACCGATTGCCCGAAGGACAAACAGCTATGCAGTTTTGGCCGGAAGAAGTAGGAAAGAAAGCACCGAACGAATTGGGGCTTTATGATATGTCCGGTAACGTAGCCGAAGTTTGTCTTGACTGGTATGAAGAATATGGCGGAGAAGATCAGATAGATCCGACGGGACCGGAATCGTTGCCATCAGATGTACCACAAAAACGTATCTGTCGTGGTGGAGGATGGAATACCAATACAAATGCTTGTCGGGTTTCCTCACGCAGCGCTTTCCCCATAGAGAAACGTAATAAATTAATCGGTTTCAGACTAGTACATCCCAAAATAGATTGA
- a CDS encoding RagB/SusD family nutrient uptake outer membrane protein, translating into MKSLYKLIIGISCLFAFSSCEGYLDVDQPSIYTDQNYYKTPQDFETAINGCYAQLQTIYNKNYLEAIVTRADEVRNSSPIGRFMDTPMESRWSKPWSSWWTLVFRCNQLLSRIDAVTFTDEDRKKHIIGEAYALRGLAYLQFAWCWGGAPLITKEITREEVYKVKRSSQEDTYGQAISDFKDAFNRLPESWASSEVGRVTKYAAAGMLGRTYMYMRDYATAAEYLSQVVAKEGTLYKLADKYEDCFSDVYNNDKERVWEVQYLGGTAGKALGLSQSFSGWFIPSTLNKDKGDYEKLNGITFIGASGSIRASMSLAGDGVYEENDKRRDLTIVNNLYGDKSTPQPDVYYVRKFLRATKNAPTAVDEWGNNIPILRYTDVKLMYAEALNEVNYSANLSEKILPIINDVRKRAGLTAKVAEDFLDKQSVFDYLVKERFVEFCFEGIRWPDLIRWDLAEDAMKAHFALKDEGYNETSEQPLYSMRSYYKLAPIPLSDILAYGNKEIMWQNDGY; encoded by the coding sequence ATGAAATCATTGTATAAATTAATCATAGGGATAAGTTGTCTGTTCGCATTTTCTTCTTGCGAGGGATACTTGGATGTAGACCAGCCTTCTATCTACACTGACCAGAATTATTATAAGACGCCGCAGGATTTTGAGACTGCCATTAATGGTTGTTATGCCCAATTGCAAACGATCTACAATAAGAATTATCTGGAAGCGATTGTTACCCGTGCCGACGAAGTTCGTAACTCCAGTCCGATAGGACGGTTTATGGATACTCCTATGGAGAGTAGATGGTCAAAGCCTTGGTCGTCTTGGTGGACGCTGGTCTTTCGTTGTAATCAACTGTTAAGTAGAATAGATGCGGTAACGTTTACGGATGAAGATCGTAAGAAGCATATTATTGGAGAAGCTTATGCTTTGCGTGGATTGGCATATCTTCAGTTTGCTTGGTGCTGGGGAGGTGCTCCGCTGATTACGAAGGAAATCACTCGTGAAGAAGTGTATAAGGTGAAGCGCTCCAGTCAGGAAGATACTTACGGACAAGCTATATCCGATTTTAAGGATGCATTCAACAGATTGCCGGAAAGCTGGGCAAGCAGTGAAGTAGGGCGGGTGACAAAATATGCTGCTGCCGGTATGCTGGGACGTACTTATATGTATATGCGCGATTATGCTACTGCTGCGGAATATTTGTCGCAGGTAGTTGCCAAGGAAGGTACTCTTTATAAATTGGCCGATAAATACGAAGATTGTTTCAGTGACGTGTATAATAATGATAAGGAACGCGTGTGGGAGGTGCAGTATTTAGGTGGTACTGCCGGCAAGGCTTTGGGATTGAGCCAGAGTTTCAGTGGCTGGTTTATACCTTCTACATTGAATAAGGATAAGGGGGACTATGAGAAACTGAATGGGATTACATTTATTGGTGCCTCCGGTTCTATCCGTGCGTCTATGTCTCTTGCAGGTGATGGCGTTTATGAAGAGAATGATAAAAGAAGAGATCTGACCATTGTTAATAACTTGTATGGAGATAAAAGTACTCCGCAACCGGATGTCTATTATGTCAGAAAATTCTTGAGAGCTACTAAAAATGCGCCTACTGCCGTTGATGAATGGGGAAATAATATTCCTATCCTAAGGTATACGGACGTGAAACTGATGTATGCGGAAGCGTTGAATGAGGTGAACTATTCGGCGAACTTGTCTGAAAAGATATTGCCTATTATCAATGATGTAAGAAAAAGAGCCGGGTTGACAGCTAAAGTCGCTGAAGATTTCCTTGATAAACAGTCTGTATTCGATTATCTTGTTAAAGAACGTTTTGTAGAATTCTGTTTTGAAGGTATCCGTTGGCCGGACTTGATTCGTTGGGATTTGGCAGAGGATGCTATGAAAGCGCATTTTGCTTTGAAAGACGAAGGATATAATGAAACGAGTGAACAACCTCTTTATAGTATGCGCTCATACTATAAACTAGCTCCTATCCCTCTTTCGGATATATTGGCTTACGGAAATAAGGAGATTATGTGGCAGAATGATGGATATTAA
- a CDS encoding glycoside hydrolase family 105 protein, with amino-acid sequence MRKYSIIGSLLLVVVAVCAFTFGHRGTANTELTDFPLEADPVAVGNKISNRFLEQWHSQYGSPLRVDEPRTQVTYPDVCTWLGGLWFAKATQNIGLQERLEARFQPLFTTEAYLQPKANHVDNNVFGVLPLELYMQTKDEKYLEMGMKYADTQWEAPDTLKLTAYEQAWADKGFSWQTRLWMDDMFMITAIQAQAYRVTKDEKYINRASREMVVYLDSLQLNNGLFYHAPSAHYCWGRANGWMAVGMAELLRILPENNSDRPAIMKGYLKMMRKLKETQNEHGMWRQLVDDPELWEETSGSAMFTYAMIVGVKKGWLDAEEYGKAARQGWIALCNYIDEAGDVKAVCEGTMIKNSREHYVNRLPLTGDLHGQAPMLWCAYALVANL; translated from the coding sequence ATGAGAAAATATAGTATAATAGGATCTTTACTTTTAGTGGTAGTAGCTGTATGTGCTTTCACATTCGGACATCGCGGAACAGCGAATACTGAATTAACAGACTTCCCACTGGAAGCAGATCCGGTGGCTGTAGGAAATAAAATATCCAACCGCTTTTTGGAGCAATGGCATTCGCAGTACGGTAGTCCGTTACGTGTGGACGAGCCGCGTACACAGGTCACTTATCCGGATGTATGTACTTGGTTGGGAGGATTGTGGTTCGCAAAAGCAACACAAAATATCGGGTTGCAGGAACGACTTGAAGCACGCTTCCAACCGTTGTTCACTACAGAGGCTTATTTGCAACCTAAGGCAAACCATGTTGATAATAATGTTTTTGGCGTATTGCCTTTGGAACTGTATATGCAAACAAAGGACGAAAAATACCTGGAAATGGGTATGAAATATGCCGATACACAGTGGGAGGCTCCTGATACACTGAAACTGACTGCCTACGAACAAGCGTGGGCGGATAAGGGATTTTCCTGGCAAACACGTTTATGGATGGACGATATGTTTATGATTACAGCTATTCAGGCACAGGCTTACCGGGTGACAAAAGATGAGAAATACATCAATCGTGCTTCTCGTGAAATGGTTGTTTATCTGGATTCATTGCAACTGAATAACGGTTTGTTCTATCATGCTCCTTCCGCTCATTATTGTTGGGGACGCGCCAACGGCTGGATGGCTGTGGGAATGGCAGAATTATTACGTATCTTACCGGAGAATAACTCAGATAGACCTGCCATTATGAAGGGTTATCTGAAGATGATGAGAAAACTGAAAGAGACCCAGAATGAACATGGCATGTGGAGACAGTTGGTAGATGATCCGGAATTGTGGGAGGAAACTTCGGGAAGTGCTATGTTTACATATGCAATGATTGTAGGCGTGAAGAAAGGTTGGCTGGATGCGGAAGAATATGGAAAGGCAGCACGTCAGGGCTGGATTGCTTTATGTAACTATATTGATGAAGCAGGAGATGTAAAGGCTGTATGCGAGGGAACGATGATTAAGAATAGTCGTGAACATTACGTCAACCGTCTGCCACTGACGGGAGATCTTCACGGACAAGCACCTATGCTTTGGTGTGCATATGCATTGGTGGCAAACTTATAA
- a CDS encoding two-component regulator propeller domain-containing protein: MKKIIILLILIASSINALFAESSYRSYSVIDGLSNSTVKAIYQDEMGYIWLGTKDGLNRLDGYEIKSFFYESEETVRQSNDIVSITGDGQGRMWIGTFNGVTLFDTFAERFIDLNTLYQGDELPRGVVVGLWIAPDKAVWVVTKMGVYVLRDGKCICMEDLKGLYINSMAPCTDEFLLLNVANKGILRLDTRTSDYSYILDGPDYPAFLKIFLDAKGRTWLASSLGNLQLYDCSTRTVTKIKVKLPADMGLWEGQVHDIKVYNDSTLLLATDNGLAVMDEYTYTVRRTFEERIPVGLLSTRRLMALYKDRQGSLWFGTFNEGALFYNSGQYLFRYHSLTTNVNQPVRVNGKLIEAQGKLWIGHNSGICTLSLADGKVENIPLPMGKNCTGEDEVYYMFRNSENEVLFYVLNKGVYSLNLQTLSISRQMTALSPNAQIRAMAKDTLGNIWIAENELSCYNPQTQTLSRSFSTNQDGDTRFMLTQDLLPYGTTMLVGGRTSGVWKFPYHPKEAAHYFKGEQIDFSVLKNKNVSLLYLDSNQYLWIGTYNLGVYRCHLEKGTIEHFGVKEGLIHNSVCGVLEDPTMGDFWISTVVGLSRLSVKDAKIVNYTKDTGFPLNEVSRNALLQTEDGRIYIGGNNGIAEFSPEEIVAQQEKLLPVVRISSVNSLDSDEGTDQVKFDNARSLEHVELSYKNAAVSIKFSPLDYIFPKGYKYVYQMEGLDKNWNYIERNEVIYSHLPAGHYTFYVKACNSNGEWGESSAVDVVVYPPIWLTGWAKMIYVLLALTLVGALMYYLYKRKTAKYKRRIEEIEKENTERNYRMKIELFTNFSHELRTPLTLITGPSEDILQDETLPGKFLFPMKQIYKNSNRLLLLVNQLMDFRKLEYGAMMLKLSRVNIGTFLTSQIDSFSDLLHKKELTIEYKNTYYGDDLWIDMDLMEKVVFNLLSNAVKHSPKETQIKVRSLEKENHVVISVKDCGEGISEENLSKIFDPFFQVEQGSKADLFGSGIGLNMAQYVVKLHKGRIWAESVFGHGSEFFVELNLGRECFAEANVEFVETHEDTYLEKIKRECIAPIEEENAVASDNDDRCRVLVVEDDDDMRQYVASILSKQYIVSEAVNGKDALEMAIEQIPDLIVSDVMMPVMDGLELCKAIKGEMTTAHIPVVLLTAKALNEHIEEGYGAMADDYVLKPFAPKVLLAKLESIIKNRNRLRQLFSEKLDAIEVPVDELSAEDEFLQQLMELIREKAQDPDLSVNDLHEALGMSRSQFFRKIKAISDVSPNKLILNVRMKLAAEKLATGKYTVSEVAYDVGYSDPSYFSKVFKSTYNIAPANYLKQYV; encoded by the coding sequence ATGAAGAAAATAATCATATTACTCATACTCATCGCAAGTAGCATAAATGCTCTTTTCGCGGAGAGTTCCTACCGTTCATATTCGGTTATTGACGGACTGTCCAACAGTACGGTAAAAGCTATTTATCAGGATGAAATGGGTTATATATGGCTAGGTACCAAGGATGGACTGAATCGTTTGGACGGCTATGAAATAAAGAGTTTCTTTTATGAATCGGAAGAGACGGTCAGGCAATCCAATGACATTGTCAGTATCACGGGCGACGGACAGGGAAGAATGTGGATCGGTACTTTCAATGGGGTGACTTTGTTTGATACGTTTGCGGAAAGATTTATCGATTTGAATACGCTCTATCAAGGTGATGAACTTCCTCGCGGAGTAGTGGTCGGATTGTGGATAGCACCGGATAAGGCCGTCTGGGTGGTTACCAAAATGGGAGTTTATGTATTGCGGGATGGGAAATGCATTTGTATGGAAGACTTGAAAGGATTGTACATCAACAGCATGGCTCCCTGTACGGACGAATTCCTTCTCTTGAATGTGGCTAATAAAGGTATTCTTAGACTGGATACCCGCACTTCCGATTACTCGTATATTCTTGACGGACCGGACTATCCGGCTTTCCTGAAGATTTTTCTGGATGCGAAAGGGCGTACCTGGCTGGCTTCAAGCTTGGGAAATTTGCAACTCTATGATTGTTCTACTCGTACAGTGACGAAGATTAAAGTGAAGCTCCCTGCCGATATGGGATTATGGGAAGGGCAGGTGCATGATATAAAGGTATATAATGATTCGACATTGTTGCTTGCAACCGATAACGGATTGGCAGTAATGGATGAATATACCTATACCGTTCGCCGGACATTTGAAGAACGTATTCCTGTGGGGCTGTTGTCAACACGTCGTTTGATGGCTCTTTATAAAGACAGACAGGGATCGTTATGGTTCGGTACTTTCAACGAGGGTGCCTTGTTTTATAATTCCGGTCAATACCTGTTCCGGTATCATTCGCTGACTACCAATGTCAATCAGCCGGTAAGGGTTAATGGTAAGTTGATAGAAGCGCAGGGCAAGTTATGGATCGGCCACAATAGCGGAATTTGTACATTGAGTCTTGCCGATGGCAAGGTTGAAAACATTCCGTTGCCAATGGGGAAAAATTGTACGGGAGAGGATGAAGTATACTATATGTTTCGGAACAGTGAAAATGAAGTGCTTTTCTATGTGTTAAATAAAGGAGTTTATTCCTTGAACTTGCAAACTCTTTCTATTAGCAGGCAGATGACCGCACTTTCGCCCAATGCGCAGATACGTGCGATGGCAAAGGATACATTGGGTAATATCTGGATTGCCGAAAACGAACTTTCCTGTTATAATCCGCAGACGCAGACACTTAGCCGTTCTTTTTCTACGAATCAGGATGGAGACACTCGATTCATGCTGACGCAGGATTTATTGCCTTATGGCACGACCATGCTGGTTGGCGGACGTACCAGTGGCGTATGGAAATTTCCTTATCATCCTAAGGAGGCTGCTCATTATTTCAAAGGTGAGCAGATTGATTTCAGTGTTCTGAAGAACAAAAACGTCAGTCTTCTTTATTTGGATAGCAATCAATATCTTTGGATTGGTACTTATAATCTAGGTGTATATCGTTGTCACTTGGAGAAAGGAACTATCGAACATTTCGGAGTAAAAGAAGGATTGATACACAATTCCGTATGTGGTGTACTGGAAGATCCGACAATGGGAGATTTTTGGATATCTACCGTCGTTGGGTTATCGCGACTATCTGTGAAAGACGCGAAGATTGTCAATTATACAAAAGACACCGGCTTTCCGTTGAATGAGGTATCCAGAAATGCTTTACTCCAAACAGAGGACGGACGGATTTATATTGGTGGAAACAATGGCATTGCGGAGTTTTCTCCTGAAGAAATTGTTGCCCAACAAGAAAAGTTGTTGCCGGTGGTGCGCATATCTTCTGTCAATAGTCTGGATTCGGACGAGGGCACAGATCAGGTGAAATTTGATAATGCACGCAGTTTGGAGCATGTGGAACTTTCCTACAAGAATGCGGCTGTCTCCATTAAGTTTTCTCCGTTGGATTATATCTTTCCGAAGGGGTATAAATATGTTTACCAAATGGAAGGGTTGGATAAGAACTGGAATTATATTGAACGTAATGAAGTCATTTATTCGCATTTGCCTGCCGGGCATTATACTTTTTATGTAAAAGCGTGCAATAGTAATGGTGAATGGGGCGAAAGTAGTGCGGTGGATGTAGTTGTGTATCCACCTATTTGGTTGACCGGATGGGCGAAAATGATTTATGTTTTGTTGGCACTTACACTGGTCGGTGCTTTAATGTATTATCTGTATAAGCGGAAGACCGCCAAGTATAAAAGAAGAATAGAAGAAATAGAGAAGGAAAACACCGAACGCAATTACCGAATGAAAATTGAACTTTTCACAAACTTCTCTCATGAACTTCGCACACCGCTGACTTTGATTACCGGTCCGTCAGAAGACATCTTGCAGGATGAAACGTTGCCCGGCAAATTCTTGTTCCCCATGAAGCAGATTTATAAGAACTCCAATCGGTTGTTGTTGCTTGTCAATCAGTTGATGGACTTCCGGAAGCTGGAGTATGGGGCTATGATGTTGAAATTGAGCCGGGTCAATATAGGAACCTTCCTGACCAGCCAGATCGACAGTTTCTCTGATTTGTTACATAAGAAAGAATTGACTATCGAATATAAGAACACCTATTATGGTGATGATCTTTGGATTGATATGGATTTGATGGAGAAGGTAGTGTTCAATCTCTTGTCCAATGCAGTGAAACATTCACCCAAAGAGACGCAGATAAAAGTACGTTCATTGGAAAAAGAAAACCATGTGGTGATTTCTGTGAAGGATTGTGGAGAAGGTATCTCGGAAGAGAATCTGTCGAAAATATTCGATCCTTTTTTTCAGGTGGAGCAGGGAAGTAAAGCCGATTTATTTGGTAGTGGTATCGGGCTGAACATGGCGCAATATGTGGTGAAGTTGCACAAAGGAAGGATATGGGCGGAGAGTGTCTTTGGTCATGGCTCCGAGTTCTTTGTAGAGTTGAACTTAGGAAGGGAATGTTTCGCTGAAGCCAATGTGGAATTTGTAGAGACACATGAAGATACGTATTTGGAAAAGATAAAACGGGAATGTATTGCGCCCATCGAGGAAGAAAATGCTGTGGCATCGGACAATGACGACCGATGTCGTGTGCTGGTAGTGGAAGATGATGATGATATGCGCCAGTATGTCGCTTCTATATTGTCGAAGCAGTACATCGTATCGGAAGCTGTTAACGGGAAAGATGCGTTGGAAATGGCTATCGAGCAAATTCCCGATTTGATTGTCAGTGATGTGATGATGCCTGTAATGGATGGGCTCGAGCTGTGTAAGGCAATCAAGGGAGAAATGACTACCGCTCACATTCCTGTGGTGCTGTTGACAGCCAAAGCGCTGAATGAACATATTGAAGAAGGGTATGGAGCGATGGCGGACGATTATGTGTTGAAACCGTTTGCACCTAAAGTTCTGTTGGCTAAATTGGAGAGTATCATCAAGAACCGTAATCGGCTTCGTCAGCTTTTCAGTGAAAAACTGGATGCTATCGAGGTGCCTGTTGACGAATTGAGTGCGGAGGATGAGTTTTTGCAACAGTTAATGGAGCTGATTCGCGAAAAAGCACAAGATCCCGATTTATCAGTTAATGATCTGCACGAAGCGTTGGGAATGAGTCGTTCGCAATTCTTTCGTAAAATAAAAGCTATTTCAGATGTATCACCTAATAAGTTAATATTGAATGTACGTATGAAGTTGGCTGCCGAGAAGTTGGCGACTGGTAAATATACCGTTTCCGAGGTGGCTTATGATGTCGGATATTCTGACCCCTCTTATTTCAGTAAAGTGTTTAAATCGACTTATAACATAGCACCTGCCAATTACCTTAAGCAATATGTATAA